One genomic window of Phoenix dactylifera cultivar Barhee BC4 chromosome 6, palm_55x_up_171113_PBpolish2nd_filt_p, whole genome shotgun sequence includes the following:
- the LOC120111003 gene encoding ATP-dependent RNA helicase SUV3L, mitochondrial-like, with product MAASLLRSHSSSRLALARVRACLSSLPLLHSLPDPNPPILRSQLGPGFSPQNPSLPPFPPWAKPRFFCSPSSCPAAPAPATAQDSDCSTAAAYTGDKAAVSEESASPSLDPLDVYRELRRADESSTRLKRSEWNSLVKVFRGFAKSRWASDQALAVYIPASFFPHAARRFREFFLRRCPPHVFGHLAALGPSPEADRFLFPIFVEFCLAEFPDEIRQFQTLIDSADLTRPHTWFPFARAMKRRIVYHCGPTNSGKTYNALQRFMEAGSGVYCSPLRLLAMEVFDKVNSLGVYCSLQTGQEKKLVPFSNHVACTIEMVTTEQLYDVAVIDEIQMMADPTRGYAWTRALLGLKADEIHLCGDPSVLKMVKKICKETGDELEVNHYERFKPLVVEAKTLLGNFKNVRSGDCIVAFSRREIFEVKLAIEKFTKHKCCVIYGALPPETRRQQASLFNDQGNEYDVLVASDAVGMGLNLNIRRVVFYSLSKYNGDKMVLVAPSQVKQIAGRAGRRGSAYPDGLVTTFLLDDLDYLIECLQQPFEEVTKVGLFPFFEQVELFAAQFPIATFCELLDKFRENCRLDGNYFLCRHDGVKKVANMLEKVQGLSLEERFNFCFAPVNIRDPKAMYHLLRFATHYSQNRPVGIAMGMPKGSARNDAELLDLETKHQVLSMYLWLSHHFKEDTFPYVQKAETMAFSIADLLGQSLAKACWKPESRSQGKPRRIEEENSQDELKPVAEESYDRPRSLIKAYKMKGQDQPGQHHPAGNFVV from the coding sequence ATGGCAGCCTCTCTACTTCGCTCCCACTCCTCCTCCCGCCTCGCCCTCGCTAGGGTTAGGGCTTgtctctcctccctcccccttctccacTCCCTGCCCGACCCCAATCCCCCAATCCTCCGCTCTCAATTAGGGCCCGGTTTCTCACCACAAAATCCCTCCCTTCCCCCCTTCCCCCCGTGGGCGAAGCCCCGCTTCTTCTGCTCCCCCTCCTCCTGCCCCGCCGCCCCCGCCCCCGCCACCGCCCAAGATTCCGATTGTTCCACCGCCGCTGCCTACACTGGCGATAAGGCCGCCGTCAGCGAAGAATCCGCCTCCCCATCCCTCGACCCCCTCGACGTCTACCGCGAGCTCCGCCGCGCCGACGAGAGCTCCACCAGGCTCAAACGCTCCGAGTGGAACTCCCTCGTCAAGGTATTCCGCGGCTTCGCCAAGTCCCGCTGGGCCTCCGACCAGGCCCTCGCCGTCTACATCCCCGCCTCCTTCTTCCCCCACGCCGCCCGCCGCTTCCGCGAGTTCTTCCTCCGCCGCTGCCCCCCGCACGTCTTTGGCCACCTCGCCGCGCTCGGCCCCTCCCCCGAGGCCGACCGCTTCCTCTTCCCCATCTTCGTCGAGTTCTGCCTCGCGGAATTCCCTGACGAAATCCGCCAGTTCCAGACCCTCATCGACTCCGCCGACCTCACCAGGCCCCACACCTGGTTCCCCTTCGCCCGGGCGATGAAGCGCCGCATTGTGTACCACTGCGGCCCCACCAACAGCGGCAAGACCTACAACGCGCTCCAGCGGTTCATGGAGGCCGGCAGTGGGGTCTATTGCAGCCCGCTCCGGCTCCTCGCCATGGAGGTGTTCGACAAGGTGAACTCTTTGGGTGTCTACTGTAGTCTCCAAACCGGCCAGGAAAAAAAGCTGGTGCCTTTCTCCAACCACGTTGCCTGCACCATCGAGATGGTGACGACCGAGCAGCTCTACGATGTCGCCGTCATCGATGAGATTCAGATGATGGCTGACCCAACCCGAGGTTATGCTTGGACAAGGGCGCTGCTTGGACTCAAGGCTGATGAGATACATTTGTGTGGAGACCCGAGTGTTTTGAAGATGGTGAAGAAGATATGTAAAGAAACAGGCGATGAGTTGGAGGTGAACCACTATGAGAGGTTCAAGCCTCTGGTGGTGGAGGCTAAGACTCTTTTAGGGAATTTTAAGAATGTTCGATCGGGGGACTGCATTGTGGCCTTCTCAAGAAGAGAGATTTTTGAGGTGAAATTGGCTATCGAGAAGTTTACCAAGCATAAGTGCTGCGTCATCTATGGTGCATTGCCGCCAGAAACCAGGCGGCAGCAGGCTAGCTTGTTCAATGATCAGGGCAATGAGTATGATGTTCTGGTGGCGAGTGACGCAGTTGGGATGGGCTTGAATCTTAATATTAGGAGGGTTGTTTTCTATTCGCTGTCGAAGTATAATGGTGATAAGATGGTGCTAGTTGCTCCCTCCCAGGTGAAACAGATAGCTGGGCGAGCTGGCCGGAGAGGTAGTGCATATCCAGACGGGCTCGTGACCACCTTCCTTTTGGATGATTTGGACTATCTGATCGAGTGTTTGCAGCAGCCATTCGAAGAGGTGACAAAAGTTggtctttttcccttctttgagCAAGTGGAGTTGTTTGCTGCACAGTTTCCAATTGCAACTTTCTGTGAGTTATTGGATAAGTTTCGTGAGAACTGCCGGCTTGATGGGAACTATTTCTTGTGTCGGCATGATGGTGTGAAGAAAGTGGCAAACATGTTGGAGAAGGTACAGGGGTTATCTCTTGAAGAACGATTCAACTTCTGTTTTGCACCGGTCAATATTAGGGACCCAAAGGCAATGTACCATCTCTTGAGATTTGCTACGCACTATAGCCAGAACCGTCCTGTTGGTATAGCAATGGGGATGCCAAAGGGTTCTGCTAGAAATGATGCAGAGTTGTTGGATCTTGAGACAAAGCATCAGGTTTTATCTATGTATCTGTGGTTATCACATCATTTCAAGGAGGATACATTTCCTTATGTGCAGAAGGCTGAGACAATGGCGTTCAGCATTGCTGATTTGCTTGGTCAGTCTCTTGCCAAAGCTTGCTGGAAGCCTGAATCAAGATCACAGGGGAAGCCAAGACGTATAGAAGAGGAGAATAGCCAGGACGAGCTAAAGCCAGTTGCTGAAGAAAGTTATGACAGGCCAAGATCACTCATAAAAGCATACAAAAT